The Bubalus kerabau isolate K-KA32 ecotype Philippines breed swamp buffalo chromosome 16, PCC_UOA_SB_1v2, whole genome shotgun sequence genome includes a region encoding these proteins:
- the GAL3ST1 gene encoding galactosylceramide sulfotransferase — MPLPQKKRWESMAKGLVLGALFTSFLLLLYSYAVPPLYTGLASTTPEGAASCSPASSEPVAPTSANGWAGGCQPRRDIVFMKTHKTASSTLLNILFRFGQKHGLKFAFPNGRNDFDYPAFFARSLVQDYRPGACFNIICNHMRFHYDEVRGLVAPNATFITVLRDPARLFESSFHYFGSVVPFTWKLSGRDKLAEFLQDPDRYYDPRGYNAHYLRNLLFFDLGYDSDLDPGSPQVQEHILEVERRFHLVLLQEYFDESLVLLKDLLCWELEDVLYFKLNARRASAVPRLSGELYRRATAWNVLDARLYRHFNASFWRKVEAFGRERMAREVAALRRANERMRRICIDGGRAVDAAAIQDSAMQPWQPLGAKSILGYNLKKSIGQRHAQLCRRMLTPEIQYLMDLGANLWITKLWKFIRDFLRW; from the exons ATGCCGCTGCCACAGAAGAAGCGCTGGGAGTCCATGGCCAAGGGGCTGGTGCTGGGAGCACTCTTCACCAgcttcctgctactgctgtacTCCTATGCCGTGCCCCCGCTGTACACTGGCCTGGCTTCCAC GACCCCCGAGGGCGCAGCATCCTGCTCCCCGGCCTCGAGTGAGCCAGTGGCTCCCACCTCGGCCAATGGCTGGGCGGGAGGCTGCCAGCCGCGGCGGGACATCGTGTTCATGAAGACGCACAAGACGGCCAGCAGCACGCTGCTCAACATCCTGTTCCGCTTCGGCCAGAAGCACGGGCTCAAGTTCGCCTTCCCCAACGGCCGCAACGACTTCGACTACCCCGCCTTCTTCGCGCGCAGCCTGGTGCAGGACTACCGGCCCGGGGCCTGCTTCAACATCATCTGCAACCACATGCGCTTCCACTACGACGAGGTGCGGGGCCTGGTGGCGCCCAACGCCACCTTCATCACCGTGCTCCGCGACCCCGCCCGCCTCTTCGAGTCCTCCTTCCACTACTTCGGCTCCGTGGTGCCCTTCACGTGGAAGCTCTCGGGCCGCGACAAGCTGGCCGAGTTCCTGCAGGACCCCGACCGCTACTACGACCCCCGCGGCTACAACGCCCACTACCTCCGCAACCTGCTCTTCTTCGACCTGGGCTACGACAGCGACCTGGACCCCGGCAGCCCGCAGGTGCAGGAGCACATCCTGGAGGTGGAGCGCCGCTTCCACCTGGTGCTGCTGCAGGAGTACTTCGACGAGTCGCTCGTGCTGCTCAAGGACCTGCTGTGCTGGGAGCTGGAGGACGTGCTCTACTTCAAGCTCAACGCCCGCCGCGCCTCGGCCGTGCCGCGCCTCTCGGGCGAGCTGTACCGGCGCGCCACGGCCTGGAACGTGCTGGACGCGCGCCTCTACCGCCACTTCAACGCCAGCTTCTGGCGCAAGGTGGAGGCCTTCGGGCGCGAGCGCATGGCTCGCGAGGTGGCCGCCCTGCGGCGCGCCAACGAGCGCATGCGCCGCATCTGCATCGACGGCGGCCGCGCGGTGGACGCGGCGGCCATCCAGGACTCGGCCATGCAGCCCTGGCAGCCGCTGGGCGCCAAGTCCATCCTGGGCTACAACCTCAAGAAGAGCATCGGGCAGCGGCATGCGCAGCTCTGCCGGCGCATGCTCACGCCGGAGATCCAGTACCTGATGGACCTGGGCGCCAACCTGTGGATCACCAAGCTCTGGAAGTTCATCCGGGACTTCCTGCGGTGGTGA